One window from the genome of Nicotiana tomentosiformis chromosome 5, ASM39032v3, whole genome shotgun sequence encodes:
- the LOC104096045 gene encoding major pollen allergen Lol p 11-like: MAKLVALFVVCFLVFASIASAHFMDTFLVVGKVYCDTCRCGFETSASKYLAGSRVRIECKKRDTNDISYTIEGVTNSKGEYKILVYSDRGDEVCDVVLIRSSDPMCAVPNAGRDRARVVLTRNNGMVSNTRFANSIGFLSNEPLASCNQILQQYQLTDQDQF, from the exons ATGGCAAAGTTGGTAGCTTTGTTTGTTGTTTGCTTTTTAGTCTTTGCTTCTATTGCTAGTGCACATTTTATGGACACTTTTCTTGTAGTTGGCAAAGTTTACTGTGACACTTGCCGCTGTGGCTTTGAGACCTCTGCCTCCAAGTATCTCGCCG GGTCTAGGGTTAGAATTGAGTGCAAGAAAAGGGACACCAACGACATATCATACACCATTGAAGGTGTAACCAACTCCAAAGGAGAATACAAGATCCTTGTATACAGTGACCGTGGCGACGAAGTTTGTGACGTGGTTCTCATCAGGAGCTCCGATCCAATGTGTGCGGTTCCAAATGCTGGCCGTGATCGTGCTCGTGTTGTTCTCACTCGTAACAATGGCATGGTTTCTAACACTCGTTTTGCTAACTCCATTGGTTTCCTTTCCAATGAGCCTCTTGCTAGCTGCAACCAGATCCTCCAGCAGTACCAGTTGACAGATCAGGACCAATTTTAA